One region of Micromonospora ureilytica genomic DNA includes:
- a CDS encoding urease accessory protein UreF, whose protein sequence is MATPSLLLLLADGRFPAGAHAHSGGLEAAVAAGRVTDLLSLESFLAGRLATAGLVGAAFAAAAHRVAMPETVGSAHPARSARPSEASAGSAVRSGASAGSAARSGALARLDAELDARTAAPALRAVSRRQGRALLRAGRTIWPDAPFADLPATPGGAHQPLVLGLLCAAAGLSRSETATIAAYGTLTGAASAGVRLLGLDPYRVQALLVGLADACDGTAADAARAADDPPERLPAAAAPLADIHAEIHATWEVRLFAS, encoded by the coding sequence ATGGCGACGCCGAGCCTGTTGTTGCTGTTGGCCGACGGGCGCTTCCCGGCCGGGGCGCACGCGCACTCCGGTGGTCTGGAGGCGGCCGTCGCCGCCGGTCGGGTCACCGACCTGCTCTCGTTGGAGTCGTTCCTGGCCGGACGGTTGGCCACCGCCGGTCTGGTCGGCGCGGCATTCGCGGCGGCCGCACACCGGGTGGCAATGCCCGAGACGGTCGGCTCGGCGCACCCGGCCCGGTCCGCCCGACCGTCGGAGGCGTCGGCCGGGTCTGCCGTCCGGTCGGGGGCGTCGGCCGGGTCTGCCGCTCGGTCGGGGGCGCTGGCCCGGCTCGACGCGGAGCTGGACGCACGTACCGCCGCCCCGGCGTTGCGGGCGGTCTCGCGCCGACAGGGCCGAGCGCTGCTGCGAGCCGGGCGGACCATCTGGCCGGACGCCCCGTTCGCCGACCTGCCCGCGACGCCCGGTGGCGCACACCAGCCGCTGGTGCTCGGGCTGCTCTGTGCCGCGGCCGGGCTGTCCCGCAGCGAGACCGCCACGATCGCCGCGTACGGGACGCTGACCGGGGCGGCCAGCGCCGGCGTACGTCTGCTCGGCCTCGACCCGTACCGGGTCCAGGCCCTGCTGGTCGGCTTGGCCGACGCCTGCGACGGCACGGCCGCCGACGCGGCGCGGGCCGCCGACGACCCACCGGAGCGGCTGCCGGCCGCCGCCGCTCCACTCGCCGACATCCATGCCGAAATCCATGCCACCTGGGAGGTGCGTCTCTTTGCGTCCTGA
- the ureG gene encoding urease accessory protein UreG, producing MRPDAVVPSAVPAVEPTTPPPATPPHDETVPHTHPEPGVDPHPPLARAGRALRVGIGGPVGSGKTALVAALCRAFADELRLGVVTNDIYTTEDADFLRRAGVLDPTRIRAVETGCCPHTAIRDDIGANLDAIDELADAVGPLDLVLVESGGDNLTATFSRGLVDRQIFVVDVAGGDKVPRKGGPGVTAADLLVINKTDLAPMVGADLAVMDRDARARRGDLPTLFLSIVGDPTATSVAEWIRHELAHHAALHPLAVPAGTA from the coding sequence TTGCGTCCTGACGCCGTTGTGCCGAGCGCTGTACCCGCCGTCGAACCGACCACGCCGCCGCCGGCCACCCCACCCCACGACGAGACCGTTCCGCACACCCACCCGGAGCCGGGGGTGGACCCGCATCCGCCGTTGGCGCGCGCCGGCCGTGCCCTGCGGGTCGGCATCGGCGGCCCGGTCGGGTCCGGCAAGACGGCCCTGGTGGCCGCGCTCTGCCGTGCCTTCGCCGACGAGCTGCGGCTCGGCGTGGTGACGAACGACATCTACACGACCGAGGACGCCGACTTTCTCCGCCGGGCCGGAGTGCTGGACCCGACCCGGATTCGCGCGGTCGAGACCGGTTGCTGCCCGCACACAGCGATCCGCGACGACATCGGCGCCAATCTGGACGCCATCGACGAACTGGCCGATGCGGTCGGGCCGCTGGACCTGGTCCTCGTGGAGAGCGGTGGGGACAACCTGACCGCGACCTTCAGTCGAGGGCTGGTCGACCGGCAGATCTTCGTGGTCGACGTGGCGGGTGGGGACAAGGTGCCCCGCAAGGGCGGGCCAGGGGTCACCGCCGCCGACCTTCTCGTGATCAACAAGACCGACCTGGCGCCGATGGTGGGTGCCGACCTCGCCGTCATGGATCGTGACGCGCGGGCCCGGCGCGGCGACCTTCCGACCCTCTTCCTGTCCATCGTGGGAGACCCCACGGCGACGTCGGTCGCGGAGTGGATCCGGCACGAGTTGGCCCACCACGCCGCACTGCACCCGCTCGCCGTGCCGGCCGGCACGGCCTGA
- a CDS encoding urease accessory protein UreD, protein MRARARLVARVDDRGGTALVELHGETPLLLRQTPTDGGVATVHLVGGAAGPLAGDDLRLEIEVGPGAAVRVHSVAASIALPGRAGAVSRMAVRAVVHAGATLHWLPEQLVAAAGCAHLAESRIDLAAGASLRWRDELICGRYGEAPGGAVVHTQVDYACRPLLRQSLAVGPQAPGWAGPAVLGGAPATGSLLVVDPSRPAEPPTVEGSVARLPLAGGPATLWTATAPDAHTLRAHLTV, encoded by the coding sequence ATGCGAGCGCGCGCCCGGCTGGTCGCTCGGGTCGACGATCGGGGCGGCACGGCCCTGGTCGAGTTGCACGGCGAAACGCCGTTGCTGCTGCGCCAGACCCCGACCGACGGTGGTGTCGCCACGGTGCACCTCGTCGGCGGGGCGGCCGGACCGCTCGCCGGGGACGATCTCCGCCTGGAGATCGAGGTGGGTCCGGGCGCGGCGGTTCGGGTGCACAGCGTCGCCGCGTCGATCGCCCTGCCGGGTCGCGCGGGTGCCGTGTCCCGGATGGCGGTGCGGGCGGTGGTACACGCCGGTGCCACGCTGCACTGGCTTCCGGAACAGTTGGTCGCCGCGGCCGGCTGCGCGCACCTCGCCGAATCCCGGATCGACCTGGCCGCCGGTGCGAGCCTGCGGTGGCGCGACGAGCTGATCTGCGGCAGGTACGGCGAGGCCCCCGGCGGCGCCGTGGTGCACACCCAGGTCGACTACGCCTGTCGACCACTGCTGCGCCAGTCCCTCGCGGTGGGGCCGCAGGCGCCGGGCTGGGCCGGCCCGGCTGTGCTCGGCGGCGCCCCGGCCACCGGGTCGCTGCTGGTGGTCGACCCGTCGCGGCCCGCCGAACCTCCGACGGTCGAGGGCAGTGTCGCCCGGCTGCCGTTGGCCGGCGGCCCGGCGACACTGTGGACCGCCACCGCCCCCGATGCGCACACCCTGCGCGCCCACCTAACGGTCTGA
- a CDS encoding MarR family winged helix-turn-helix transcriptional regulator, with protein MSDVPGAPADLLRSLTRAERLLSRRLGAVLADDALSIEAWRVLCLLADGQGHPMSEVSVEASLPPGTLTKLVDQLVDRNLVFRRIDPIDRRRIRAYLTVRGRREHARLDERVRASIAELGITDMGITEMGVAETSEPGTPPAANLVRQLDDLIGRLDPARQRVHADAAGPHR; from the coding sequence ATGTCAGACGTGCCCGGGGCGCCAGCCGACCTGCTGCGCTCGCTCACCCGCGCCGAACGGCTGCTCTCCCGCCGGCTGGGCGCCGTTCTGGCCGACGACGCGTTGAGCATCGAGGCGTGGCGGGTGCTCTGCCTGCTCGCCGACGGCCAGGGTCACCCGATGAGCGAGGTGTCCGTTGAGGCGTCGCTGCCACCGGGCACCCTCACCAAGCTGGTCGACCAACTCGTCGACCGCAACCTCGTCTTCCGCCGGATCGATCCGATCGACCGCCGACGAATTCGGGCGTACCTGACCGTGCGGGGCCGCCGCGAGCACGCCCGCCTGGACGAACGGGTCCGGGCCAGCATCGCCGAGCTGGGCATCACGGATATGGGCATCACGGAGATGGGCGTCGCGGAGACCAGCGAGCCGGGCACGCCCCCGGCCGCCAACCTCGTACGCCAGCTCGACGACCTGATCGGCCGCCTCGACCCGGCCCGGCAACGAGTGCACGCCGACGCGGCCGGCCCACACCGCTGA
- a CDS encoding substrate-binding domain-containing protein — protein sequence MSAPAPPWLTVDRAVVSIALVYPMRGPAGMFGPTCELCAQLAVEEINRCGGVLGREVRLVPVDGGAPPAEVAAEVEALVSVGAVQGVTGWHISSVRQALAPRVAHRVPYVYTALYEGGERTEGVFLTSETPDAQLWPAMRLLAGEQGVRRWFVVGNDYVWPRRTSRAAQRYALRGGGQVVGRHFLPLDAHDFTEVLRRIEHSDADAVLMLLVGADAVRFNRAFARSGLDQRCLRLSTLMDENMLLASGAGATRRLYSTAGFFAGLVTQENLDFHGEFARRFGVEAPPLGSLGESCYEGVMLLAALIGQARTLDVRAIETAADTVAYHGPRGRLRLRQRHVRQRIYLAEADGLDFTVLAQL from the coding sequence ATGTCCGCGCCGGCACCGCCGTGGCTGACCGTCGACCGTGCCGTGGTCAGCATCGCGCTGGTCTACCCGATGCGCGGGCCGGCCGGCATGTTCGGCCCCACGTGCGAGCTCTGCGCGCAACTCGCGGTGGAGGAGATCAATCGGTGCGGTGGTGTGCTGGGCCGGGAGGTGCGGCTGGTGCCGGTCGACGGTGGCGCACCGCCGGCCGAGGTGGCCGCCGAGGTCGAGGCGTTGGTGTCGGTGGGGGCCGTGCAGGGGGTGACGGGGTGGCACATCTCCTCGGTGCGCCAGGCGTTGGCGCCCCGCGTGGCGCACCGGGTGCCGTACGTCTACACCGCACTCTACGAGGGCGGCGAACGCACCGAAGGGGTCTTCCTGACCAGCGAGACGCCGGATGCCCAGCTGTGGCCCGCGATGCGGCTGCTCGCCGGGGAGCAGGGGGTGCGTCGCTGGTTCGTGGTGGGCAACGACTACGTGTGGCCGCGCCGTACCTCGCGGGCGGCTCAGCGGTACGCGTTGCGCGGCGGTGGGCAGGTGGTGGGCCGGCACTTCCTGCCGTTGGACGCGCACGACTTCACCGAGGTGTTGCGCCGCATCGAGCACAGTGACGCCGACGCGGTGTTGATGCTGCTGGTCGGTGCCGACGCGGTGCGGTTCAACCGCGCGTTCGCCCGGTCCGGCCTGGATCAGCGCTGCCTGCGGCTGAGCACCCTGATGGACGAGAACATGCTGCTGGCCAGCGGTGCCGGCGCGACCCGGAGGCTGTACAGCACTGCGGGTTTCTTCGCCGGGCTGGTGACCCAGGAGAATCTCGACTTCCACGGCGAGTTCGCCAGGCGTTTCGGGGTCGAGGCGCCGCCGTTGGGCAGCCTGGGGGAGTCCTGCTACGAGGGCGTCATGCTGCTCGCCGCTCTGATCGGCCAGGCCCGCACCCTCGACGTACGGGCCATCGAGACGGCCGCTGACACGGTCGCCTACCACGGGCCGCGTGGGCGGTTGCGGCTGCGTCAGAGGCACGTGCGTCAGCGCATCTACCTGGCCGAGGCGGACGGCTTGGACTTCACAGTGCTCGCCCAACTCTGA
- the urtA gene encoding urea ABC transporter substrate-binding protein, with protein sequence MSLFRGRRILAGAMTLVAAAAMTACGSKTTDAGAATGVTADVSGDTVKVGLLNSLSGTMAISEVTVRDSIMLAIEEINAAGGVLGKKIQPVGEDGGSDWPTFAEKAEKLISEDRVAAVFGCWTSASRKAVKPVFEKNKALLFYPVQYEGLEQSPYIFYTGATTNQQIVPGLDYLKSQGAKSVYLVGSDYVFPRTANKIIKAYATANGMTVLGEDYAPLGSTEFGTIVNKVKSSGADAVFNTLNGDSNVAFFKEYKSAGLTAAAMPVVSVSIAEEEVKGIGTQYLEGQLTAWNYYQTTPGAANAKFVAAYKAKYGADKPTSDPMEAAYVGVHLWKAMVEKAGAFDVEKVRAASDGITFDAPEGLVTVDGKTQHISKTARIGKVGADGLITEVWNSGKPVAPDPYLKTYPWASGLS encoded by the coding sequence ATGTCATTATTCCGGGGCCGCCGCATCCTGGCGGGTGCCATGACCCTGGTCGCCGCGGCCGCGATGACCGCGTGCGGCAGCAAGACCACCGACGCGGGCGCCGCGACCGGCGTCACCGCCGACGTCTCCGGCGACACCGTCAAGGTGGGCCTGCTCAACTCGCTCTCCGGCACCATGGCGATCAGCGAGGTCACGGTCCGCGACTCCATCATGCTCGCCATCGAGGAGATCAACGCGGCCGGCGGTGTCCTCGGCAAGAAAATCCAGCCGGTCGGTGAGGACGGCGGCTCGGACTGGCCGACCTTCGCGGAGAAGGCTGAGAAGCTCATCTCCGAGGACCGGGTGGCGGCCGTCTTCGGCTGTTGGACGTCGGCCAGCCGCAAGGCGGTCAAGCCGGTGTTCGAGAAGAACAAGGCGTTGCTGTTCTACCCGGTGCAGTACGAGGGTCTGGAGCAGTCGCCCTACATCTTCTACACCGGGGCCACGACCAACCAGCAGATCGTTCCCGGGCTCGACTACCTCAAGTCGCAGGGCGCGAAGTCGGTCTATCTGGTCGGCAGCGACTACGTTTTTCCGCGGACCGCCAACAAAATCATCAAGGCGTACGCGACCGCGAACGGGATGACCGTGCTGGGCGAGGATTACGCGCCGCTCGGGTCCACCGAGTTCGGCACCATCGTCAACAAGGTCAAATCGTCCGGCGCGGACGCGGTGTTCAACACGCTCAACGGTGACAGCAACGTGGCCTTCTTCAAGGAATACAAGTCGGCGGGTCTGACCGCCGCCGCGATGCCTGTGGTGTCGGTGTCGATCGCCGAGGAAGAGGTCAAGGGCATCGGCACCCAGTACCTGGAGGGCCAACTGACGGCCTGGAACTACTACCAGACCACCCCGGGCGCGGCGAACGCGAAGTTCGTGGCCGCGTACAAGGCGAAGTACGGCGCGGACAAGCCGACAAGCGATCCGATGGAGGCCGCGTACGTCGGCGTCCACCTGTGGAAGGCGATGGTCGAGAAGGCCGGCGCCTTCGACGTGGAGAAGGTCCGTGCCGCCTCGGACGGGATCACCTTCGACGCGCCGGAGGGTCTGGTCACTGTCGACGGCAAGACCCAGCACATCTCCAAGACCGCCCGGATCGGCAAGGTCGGCGCGGACGGTCTGATCACCGAGGTGTGGAACTCCGGCAAGCCGGTCGCGCCCGACCCGTACCTCAAGACCTACCCGTGGGCGAGCGGCCTGAGCTGA
- the urtB gene encoding urea ABC transporter permease subunit UrtB — protein MTVLFGQLFTGISIGAVLLLIALGLALTFGQMNVINMAHGEFIMAGAYTTYVLQQSITGAGLSLAVALPVAFVVAGTMGVLLEVLLIRRLYARPLDTLLVTWGVSLMLQQLARDIFGSPNVQTRAPELLTGNVALPGGLTIANNRLFILALALAAVAALTLALRLTPLGRRIRAVVQNRDLAAVSGIATSRVDRTTFFLGSGLAGLAGVALTLLGPIGPTMGTNLIIDAFLVVVVGGIGQLKGSVIVAFALGVLQATGEYLTTLSVAKVIVFVAIVAFLQWRPQGLFTLRTRSLA, from the coding sequence GTGACAGTCCTCTTCGGTCAACTCTTCACCGGCATCAGCATCGGCGCGGTGCTGCTGCTCATCGCGCTCGGCCTCGCGCTGACCTTCGGCCAGATGAACGTGATCAACATGGCGCACGGTGAGTTCATCATGGCCGGCGCGTACACCACCTACGTTCTGCAGCAGAGCATCACCGGCGCCGGCCTGTCGCTGGCGGTCGCGCTGCCGGTGGCGTTCGTGGTCGCCGGCACGATGGGCGTCCTGCTGGAGGTGCTGCTCATCCGCCGGCTCTACGCCCGGCCGCTGGACACCCTGCTGGTCACCTGGGGTGTGTCACTGATGCTGCAGCAACTGGCGCGGGACATCTTCGGCAGCCCGAACGTGCAGACCCGCGCGCCCGAGCTGCTGACCGGCAACGTGGCGCTGCCCGGCGGGCTGACCATCGCCAACAACCGGCTGTTCATCCTGGCACTGGCGCTGGCCGCCGTGGCGGCGCTCACCCTGGCGCTGCGACTCACCCCGCTCGGACGTCGGATCCGCGCGGTGGTGCAGAACCGCGACCTCGCCGCCGTGTCCGGCATCGCCACCTCCCGGGTCGACCGGACGACCTTCTTCCTCGGCTCCGGCCTGGCCGGGCTCGCCGGGGTGGCACTCACCCTGCTCGGTCCGATCGGCCCGACCATGGGCACCAACCTGATCATCGACGCCTTCCTGGTCGTCGTGGTCGGTGGGATCGGCCAGCTCAAGGGCAGCGTGATCGTCGCCTTCGCCCTCGGCGTGCTCCAGGCCACCGGGGAGTACCTGACCACCCTTAGCGTCGCCAAGGTGATCGTGTTCGTGGCGATCGTCGCGTTCCTTCAGTGGCGGCCACAGGGCCTGTTCACCCTGCGGACCAGGAGCCTCGCATGA
- the urtC gene encoding urea ABC transporter permease subunit UrtC yields MTAVTPAPPDTAVRPAPVDPVPPGRPAGRSRLRTAAGFAFGAALLFAVAPLVLSDFRLALLAKYLCVAMVAVGIGIAWGRGGMLTLGQGVFFGLGGYAMAMHLKLADAGPGGMPDFMQLYGQLDELPLWWRPFASPWFALPATVLLPMVVAFGLGSLVFRRRVRGAYFAILSQALAAAMVILLIGQQGTTGGTNGLTDIKGFFGYNLDDPVNQRMVYFIIAGALLALLALARQLIHSRYGELLVAVRDGEERVRFLGYDPASVKLVAYVVAAGMAGLAGALFVPAVGIISPALIGIVPSIEFVIGVAVGGRATLLGPVLGAVAVVWARSALSERFPGTWTYLQGLLFVVVVAFLPGGLASLWALARRRDVGARPERRGGWLSLGRRRADRTEVPAA; encoded by the coding sequence ATGACCGCCGTGACCCCCGCGCCGCCGGACACCGCCGTGCGCCCGGCACCCGTTGACCCCGTACCACCGGGCCGGCCCGCCGGCCGCTCGCGGCTGCGGACGGCGGCCGGCTTCGCCTTCGGCGCGGCGCTGCTGTTCGCCGTCGCGCCGCTGGTGCTGTCGGACTTCCGGCTGGCCCTGCTCGCCAAGTACCTCTGCGTCGCCATGGTCGCGGTCGGCATCGGGATCGCCTGGGGCCGGGGCGGCATGCTCACCCTGGGCCAGGGCGTCTTCTTCGGCCTCGGCGGCTACGCGATGGCAATGCACCTCAAGCTCGCCGACGCGGGCCCGGGTGGAATGCCCGACTTCATGCAGCTGTACGGGCAACTCGACGAGTTGCCCCTGTGGTGGCGGCCGTTCGCCAGCCCGTGGTTCGCGCTGCCCGCCACGGTGCTGCTGCCGATGGTGGTCGCCTTCGGGCTCGGCTCACTGGTCTTCCGTCGGCGGGTCCGCGGCGCGTACTTCGCCATCCTCAGTCAGGCGCTCGCCGCCGCGATGGTGATCCTGCTGATCGGCCAGCAGGGCACCACGGGCGGCACCAACGGCCTCACCGACATCAAGGGCTTCTTCGGCTACAACCTGGACGACCCGGTCAACCAGCGGATGGTGTACTTCATCATCGCCGGGGCGCTGCTGGCGTTGCTCGCGCTGGCCCGTCAGCTCATCCACAGCCGCTACGGCGAGCTGTTGGTGGCGGTCCGCGACGGTGAGGAGCGGGTCCGTTTCCTGGGCTACGACCCGGCGTCGGTCAAGCTGGTGGCGTACGTGGTCGCCGCCGGCATGGCCGGGCTGGCCGGCGCGCTGTTCGTGCCGGCGGTGGGCATCATCTCGCCCGCGCTGATCGGCATCGTCCCGTCGATCGAGTTCGTCATCGGCGTCGCGGTGGGCGGTCGGGCGACCCTGCTCGGGCCGGTGCTCGGCGCGGTGGCGGTGGTCTGGGCGCGTAGCGCCCTCTCCGAGCGTTTCCCGGGCACCTGGACGTACCTGCAGGGGTTGCTCTTCGTGGTCGTGGTGGCGTTCCTTCCCGGCGGCCTGGCGTCGCTGTGGGCGTTGGCCCGCCGCCGTGACGTCGGCGCGCGACCGGAGCGGCGCGGCGGGTGGTTGTCACTGGGCCGGCGACGCGCCGACCGAACGGAGGTGCCGGCGGCATGA
- the urtD gene encoding urea ABC transporter ATP-binding protein UrtD, which produces MSERTERSEGRERMPSQHSMSGERLDGLSVRDVRVSFDGFTAVDGVSLEVPAGDIRFLIGPNGAGKTTLVDAITGLVRATGSVRFGDEELLGRPVHRISRLGIGRTFQTSSVFEELSVLQNLDIAAGARRSWATLARRRRGVPDEVAAALETIGLAERAAHLAGTLAHGQKQWLEIGMLLVQDARLLLLDEPVAGMSHEERDATGALLETVSRDRTVVVIEHDMDFLRRFARSVTVLHAGRVLSEGTVAQVQADPRVQEVYLGHPVDAGSARTGLEA; this is translated from the coding sequence ATGAGCGAACGCACCGAGCGCAGCGAGGGCCGTGAGCGCATGCCCAGCCAGCACAGCATGAGCGGCGAACGGTTGGACGGGTTGTCCGTCCGCGACGTGCGGGTCAGCTTCGACGGTTTCACAGCCGTCGACGGCGTCTCCCTGGAGGTGCCCGCCGGCGACATCCGGTTCCTGATCGGGCCCAACGGCGCCGGCAAGACCACGCTTGTCGACGCGATCACCGGCCTGGTCCGGGCCACCGGCTCGGTCCGCTTCGGTGACGAGGAACTGCTCGGCCGGCCGGTGCACCGGATCAGCCGGCTGGGCATCGGGCGGACGTTCCAGACGTCCTCGGTCTTCGAGGAGCTGTCGGTGTTGCAGAACCTCGACATCGCGGCGGGCGCCCGACGCAGCTGGGCGACCCTGGCCCGCCGCCGTCGGGGTGTCCCCGACGAGGTCGCCGCCGCACTGGAGACCATCGGTCTGGCCGAGCGGGCCGCGCACCTCGCCGGGACGCTCGCGCACGGCCAGAAGCAGTGGCTGGAGATCGGCATGCTGCTGGTGCAGGACGCCCGGCTGCTGCTGCTGGACGAGCCGGTTGCCGGCATGAGCCACGAGGAACGCGACGCCACCGGCGCCCTGTTGGAGACGGTGAGCAGGGATCGCACTGTCGTCGTGATCGAGCACGACATGGACTTCCTACGTCGGTTCGCGCGCAGCGTCACAGTGCTGCACGCCGGCCGGGTGCTCAGCGAGGGCACTGTGGCGCAGGTCCAGGCGGACCCGCGCGTGCAGGAGGTCTACCTTGGCCACCCGGTCGACGCCGGGTCGGCCCGCACCGGCCTGGAGGCATGA
- the urtE gene encoding urea ABC transporter ATP-binding subunit UrtE, whose protein sequence is MLTLRGVHAGYGRSRVLHGIDLAVPPDGVAAVLGHNGAGKSTLLRVAAGLLRPSAGTVELDGEDVTRAGPHERVARGMAYVPQGQQCFPHLTAAENLRLVADGRRDGAVATAEVLDLFPALRALLRRRAGLLSGGQRQQLAIARALITRPRLLMLDEPTEGIQPSVVAEIQERIVELTRQSGFSVLLVEQHLGFALRVADRYHVLESGRVTSHGDGGVTAERDVRAALAV, encoded by the coding sequence ATGCTGACGTTGCGCGGGGTGCACGCCGGGTACGGGCGTTCTCGGGTGCTGCACGGGATCGATCTGGCGGTCCCGCCCGACGGGGTGGCCGCCGTGCTCGGGCACAACGGTGCCGGCAAGAGCACCCTGTTGCGGGTCGCGGCCGGGCTGCTGCGCCCGAGCGCCGGCACCGTCGAGCTGGACGGCGAGGATGTCACCCGCGCCGGGCCGCACGAGCGGGTGGCGCGGGGGATGGCGTACGTGCCGCAGGGTCAGCAGTGTTTCCCGCACCTGACCGCCGCGGAGAACCTGCGGCTGGTCGCCGACGGCCGGCGCGACGGTGCGGTGGCCACGGCCGAGGTGCTGGATCTGTTTCCGGCGCTGCGCGCGCTGCTGCGGCGTCGGGCCGGGCTGCTCTCCGGCGGTCAGCGCCAGCAGTTGGCCATTGCCCGCGCCCTGATCACCCGGCCCAGGCTGCTGATGCTCGACGAGCCGACCGAGGGCATCCAGCCGTCGGTGGTCGCGGAGATTCAGGAGCGGATCGTCGAGCTGACCCGGCAGTCCGGGTTCAGTGTGCTGCTCGTCGAGCAGCACCTGGGCTTCGCGCTGCGGGTGGCGGACCGCTACCACGTGCTGGAGTCCGGGCGGGTCACCTCGCACGGCGACGGGGGTGTCACTGCGGAACGGGACGTCCGGGCGGCCCTGGCGGTCTGA
- a CDS encoding LacI family DNA-binding transcriptional regulator has protein sequence MPRASQRPRLVDVAEHAAVSLATASRALAGREGVSAEVADRIRQIASELGYVANPYARTLASGATSTVGLIVHQVDDPYFSEIAAGVIQLAAEQGLLVQICQSGRDPGYELQQLRHLIAQRVGIVLISGSGYDDPRMESAARAELAAFQDHGGRAAAIGRHALGVDAVLPDNEAGGHALAQHLMDLGHRRIAVAAGSAGLTTVADRLAGVSSALRQRGRSPADLAVVHSDFTRGGGRAAAEQILNEHPETTAIIALNDAMAMGVLSTLRSRRVPVPARMSVVGFDDVSVAADLAPSLTTIRLPMTEMGRTALTLALKPRTTRPRRRPTGQVLVVRDSTGPAPRT, from the coding sequence ATGCCCAGGGCCAGCCAACGGCCGCGCCTCGTGGACGTCGCCGAACACGCCGCCGTCTCGCTGGCGACCGCCTCCCGCGCCCTCGCCGGCCGCGAGGGGGTCAGCGCCGAGGTGGCCGATCGGATCCGGCAGATCGCCAGTGAGCTGGGCTACGTGGCCAACCCGTACGCCCGCACCCTGGCCAGCGGGGCGACCTCCACTGTGGGGTTGATCGTCCATCAGGTCGACGACCCGTACTTCTCCGAGATCGCCGCCGGGGTCATCCAGCTCGCCGCCGAGCAGGGGCTGCTCGTGCAGATCTGCCAGTCCGGCCGCGACCCCGGCTACGAGCTGCAACAACTGCGCCACCTGATCGCCCAGCGGGTCGGCATCGTGCTGATCAGCGGCTCCGGCTACGACGACCCACGGATGGAGAGCGCGGCCCGCGCCGAGCTGGCCGCGTTCCAGGACCACGGCGGACGGGCCGCGGCCATCGGACGGCACGCGCTCGGCGTCGACGCCGTCCTGCCGGACAACGAGGCCGGCGGCCACGCGCTCGCCCAGCACCTGATGGACCTCGGCCACCGGCGGATCGCGGTAGCCGCCGGCAGCGCCGGCCTCACCACTGTCGCCGACCGGCTGGCCGGAGTGTCGTCGGCCCTGCGGCAGCGCGGGCGGTCCCCCGCCGACCTCGCAGTGGTGCACAGCGACTTCACGCGCGGCGGTGGCCGCGCCGCCGCCGAGCAGATCCTCAACGAGCACCCCGAGACCACGGCGATCATCGCGCTCAACGACGCGATGGCCATGGGCGTGCTGTCGACGCTGCGGTCGCGCCGCGTGCCGGTGCCCGCGCGGATGTCAGTCGTCGGCTTCGACGACGTCTCGGTGGCGGCCGACCTCGCACCCAGCCTCACCACCATCCGCCTGCCGATGACCGAGATGGGCCGCACGGCACTCACCCTCGCGCTCAAGCCGCGCACGACACGCCCCCGCCGCCGGCCCACCGGGCAGGTGCTGGTCGTGCGCGACTCGACCGGGCCCGCGCCGAGGACCTGA